AGGCAGCTGCATCCTTCAGTATGTGCATTGGTTGGTGAAGGTGATAGACCGCACTTGACCCTGTGCTGGCTGGCTCTCgtaagagtcaaatctgaggtcacccaggtgaggtttcttggggaactccccgaCTTGACCACTGGACTtgaaccctggccacagggattTGAGTGTATGCTTCAGGACTGAGACTTCTcggttgctgatgcctatgcgaTGGACAGTGTGTCCAGCTGCACATGACAGCCAGACCAGCAGGGGACTCAACTGCCTCCTCAAgatgaaagcagagcaggttggacaattctcctggctaaggtttgcagcatgttcctgggccagtggatgcactgaggtggacttggtcaatCAATAAGCCTTGCAAAGATctcctcaaccctggagcaatgaaaccagcattttcacagaactatcaaaaacactcttTCCCACAACAGGGTCTCCAGgacgtcatcaaatgactgtcccccatccctgggtgctggtgtAGCTGACAGCAAGGCGCCGCCCTCAGCTCTTCCTCCTCTGTGGAcataggagaaaaaataaaactgaaacatttgtctcacccacctgCCTCCATGCCTGACCCTCTGAACCTTATGGAAGCGTGGGCATaaatccctctcaactatgcaaacaatatctaaaatattataaaattattttttaaataagtaaatatgaatTATTGCATTATGTCAGATCTTTGTGTTCCCATATCTGGCAACTGGTGCCAACATAGAAGGGCAAGGTTGTTGGACTGTCTCAGGTTACAGGTTCCCTCCCAACATCCGAAATTTTAACTAATCAAGGTATTGCCATTCATGATTTTAAATGAACATGTTGAGGGAATTCTTATGTTAATGTTAATATTATGCCTTTGATAAACTTGCAGCCATATATGTTATTACCTTTTCTGCGAaatctcattcattttttaaaatttatgtattggacagtcagagtcacaaagaaagagaggagaggtgggggaTTCCATTCACTGATTGATTCTCCAGATAGTCACACGGCCAACGCTGGGCCAGGCCCCGCCGGGCTGAGaccaggactcaggagcttcttctgggtcatccCCATGGACGCgaggctccaagcacttggaccatgcactgctgctttcccaggccacaagcaggaggctggatcgaaagtggagcagctgagacttgatctGACACCCGGCACTGTGGGCAGCTCCTCAACCCACTACATCACGATGTTAGCTCCTGTCTCATTCATTTTTAAGAGAAGGATATTTGCATATAATTTTATTCAAATGAGGGAAATGTTTACCATGCAGTTTTCATTACCTTCCATTGTAACTCCAGATGTTTGGCAATTTGGGACAGAATAACATAGTCAGGAAATAGTATACAACGTTGTTTGTGATGTGTTACTATCCACCAATTTCTTCAATATAATTCAGATTATTTTCCATGGAGAAATTTTTCTCATACTTTTTGGTGCTATGTGTTAGACTGACACTTGGCAATGCTGACAACCAAATGAAtattggttggagtcccagctgctctgcttccaatctagctccctgctaatgtacctggcagaacaacacaagatggcccaagcatttgggcccctggcacccatgtgggaaaccagaatggagtttcagactcccggatttggcctggcccagcatcaaTGATagtggccattggggaatgagAGGTCTTCTGGGGGCTCCCTCACTCTCTGTGAGTGTCAGCACTGTGACAGGCTAAGTGtttgcctgtggcaccaacattctATTGGTcaccagctcaagtcctagcAGTTCCGCCtacagctaatggcctgggaaggcagcaggaaagaGCCCAAGTTCTTTGGTTTCTGAACTTACGTGGAAAACCTTGGTAAGAAGAGcctagctcctgctttcagacccGTCCAGATcctgcccttgcagccatttgggaaatgagacgGTGgaggaaaactctctctctctttttgtctcttcttattctctgtaactccgccattcgaataaaaatacatcttttataaaaaacattaaaaattgggACCtcgcacaatagcttagtggctaaattctcccctttcatgctccgggattccatatgggtgccagtttgtatcctgactgctctacttcccatccagctccctgtgtggggcctgggaaagcactggaggatggcccaaagccttgggaccctgcacccacatgggagacccagaagaggctcctggctcctggcttcggattggctcagctctggccattgtggccagttttggagtgaaccattggacagaagatcttcctctctgcctcttcttctttctgtatatctgactttacaaaacaaagaaataaatctttttttaaaaaattaaaaattgataaaTCTCCCACATCCTTCATTTATTACTTTTCAGGGATAAGGAAGAAGGTGAACCTCACACAAATTTATGAGATCTTCTTGAACAAACTCTCTGCACATTATTACATGGATTTAATAATATATTCCCCAAAGCTGCACAGCACGGATGCAAGTTCAGATAAacacacagaagaaataaaaaaggagagaagaaaggacagagaaaacGAAGTGCAGGCCCAAGGCTGAGGAAAAAACTAGAACTTCACTCAACCTGATTAGACCAAttgaaaaacaacacaaaaccacTCTCGGTTATTAAAAAACAAGGTGAAGGTTTGAGGTAGAACGGGGCTGCATCTGCGAACAGGAAGCACTGGGCTCCTCACCAGCTATTTATATAAACATCTGCTTTTTCCGTCTTGGGTTCTGCCCAGAAGTCTCCGTCTGACTGCTGCTTCTGGCTCTGCTTGACTGGtttgcaaagagaaaagaaaggaagaaagaaagaaaacaagcgtGGCCACCTGTTGCTCTCCGCAAGACCACAGAGGACTCAACTTTCCCTGCCTGCTGGGTGAGGATGCTAGAGACGCCAGGACCTCAGGGTTTCATCAGGCAAGGCCTCCCAAGGCTGCTCCTGCAAACCTCTCAGGACTTTCTCGATCCCCTTTGGGTTCCAAATTCGAGAAGCCTCCTCAGCAAGCTGCTGGGCTCTGCTGGTCTTGTGTGACTCTGTCTCTGGCAGCCTCATTACCCACCTGTCTGATGATTTTCTGCTGTTACTCaaattgtttttaagatctatttttttttttttaagtggaaaggcaggtttacatagagctggagagacagagagaaagactctccatctgctggttcattccccaaaatggccaaagccttgggcccggcacccgcgtgggagacctgaagggagttcctggctcctggcttcagatcagctcctctgcggccattgcaaccacttggggagtgaatcatcggacagatcttcctctctgtctctcctctgtatatctgactttgcaataaaaataaataaatctttaaaaacaaaaaaggaagcaaattaGAAATGTTGAGCTACATAGTAAGAAGAGTTGGAAAGTATGTAAAATGCtttttttgtgtaaaaaaaagttatttatttgaaataaagagaATGAATGTCCCATTTGCTAATGGCCatcacatccagggctgggccaagctacagcCGGAAGCCAGCAGCTCAGACTGGGCCTCCCGTGAGCGGGGAGGTACCCAAGTACTCAAGCAGGACATGCTGTCCCTCAGGATGTTCTTTcgctggaactgggaacagagatgaaGCTCCAGCCCAGGTACCCCAACATGGGATCTTATCATCCCACATAGTATGTAAAAAACTAGGCTTGGATACCCACTCTGAGAACACTTTGGAgtggaaaatgtttttttttttttaaagatttatttttattacaaagtcagatatacagagagaaggagagacagagaggaagatcttccgtctaatgattcactccccaaatgagctgcaacgggccggtgcacgccgatccagtgccaggaacctggagcctcttccgggtctcccacacgggtgcagggtctgaaacctttgggccgtcttcgactgctttcccaggccacaagcagggagctgaatggaaagtggagcagccgggattagaaccagcacccatatgggatcccggggcattcaaggcgaggacttgagccgctaggccacgccgccgggccctggaacgGAAAATGTTGAAACAGAAATTTGGGAGAGGATCTATACCACAGCAGATTAGAATTGgggtcccagcatcccatattagagtgtctgGGATcaagtttcaatttcatttctttttagatttatttatttattattggaaaggcagatttacaaaaaggagagacagaaaaatgtcccattcatttgctggtttattctccaaatgtgtGTGATGGTAGAGCtaagctagtccaaagccaggaatcaggaacttctcccagttctcccatgtggatgcgcagggtcccaaagctttagagcatcctccgctgcttttataggtcatgagcaggaagccggatggaaagtggagcagctgggacacagatcagcacccacatggaatgctggggcTTGCAATGGTAGGATTAactaattgagtcattgtgccagctccttcaactccatttctgatttagcttcctgctgacgtaTGTTCTGAGAGACAgtaaatgatggttcaagtacttgggaccatGCCAtctttgtgagagacctgggtagaATTCTGGGCgcttggttttggtctggccaagcccttgttgttgcaggcatttggggcatgaaccagcagatggaaattctgttCATCTCTATCGTTCTTCTGGATGGATACACataaaaaagacagaaatttGATCATTCAAAAGAGAAGTGAGAATCATGTGAAAGTTCACCAAGACTGTTGGACCTGAAACAGGCAGAAACGGAGAAGGGAACCACAAGTGAAGGAGGGTAAATAAACCCGGAGTGTGGGAAGAGCAGCGACGGCGCTGAGAAGAGCAGAGGAGAAAAAATGTGACCAACACTGGTACTCAATTTTCAACACTGGTACAAGTTAAGAACTTCCTTGTAAACACATAAAAGAGCAAAAGAATTTCCTGGATGGAAAccattttatttagaaaaggaagttggaaatttttattttgaaatatttgatttcCAATCTATACACTCGTGGGATTCAGTGTGTTGCCTGTTTGCAATGACACACCACGTTTCACGTGCAGTAGGAAGGTCAGGTTCATGACTGTTATGAACTGAAATTCTGTGCCTATGAGGTTTCTCTACAGTGGTTACAATATACATTGAGTACGTCTATGCATGAGTACATATAATTCTAGAAACGGCAGGGAGTGCTGATGACTTCCTCTCAGGCTTTTTGTAGCCTGTCTCTTTAATCAGTTGTGTAAATCCTATGAAACTGACTTGTTACTTGATAGTAGGGATTCAACACATATTTAGTTAGTTTGCTCAGCAAGATGGAATAGATCCCATTCCTACTCTTAGCCGTGTCTTGTCCCTTAACTCCGACTGAATTCCCTTGATATTTTTTGGGAAGTTATCAAGTTATGCTGAGGAAAGGGTTGTAATTTGTCACTATGCTAGGATTTTGTCCCATTGCATTGTGGACTGCGTTCTCACCTAGTCTGTGTGAATTAGACTGCAATTAAGCATCAAGAAATATGACTAATGCATTTAAATCCAGAGAATCTTAGAATTAAAGACAAACATAAATGTaaacttttcatttcattcagaTGAGACAAGTTAGGCCAGCACCTAATGAGGAGACGTGACACTTCCAGAGCTGCCAGGTTCCCCCAGGAACCAGGACATCGGAATATGCCATTTTCTCCCACTATTAGGTAAACTTTCTATCTGCCTGTTAAAATTTAGGTCCCAAATGAGGATATTCCAGAAACTACTTGCACAAATATCTCTATTTGCATCCTTGGTAAGTGGTCAAAATGAGCAAATTGGAGTAATTCAAGGACATGCTGACCAAGGGTGTGGTTTCACAGTGGTCTGATTTGGTTTTGGACATGGGTTACCCTAGTCCATTCATCCTGCAGAATCCTTGGGGGATTCCTTCCAAGACCTACCTCTCACACCGAAAGGTTCAAATCTCAAAGAAGACGGTGTAACGTTTGCATATCTACCCCCCACATCCTCTTGTATGTTTAAATCATCTCCAGCTTACTTTTGATGATACCTAAAATAAGTGCTGTATTAGTAACTTTTGATTGTGTTGACAGGAAACAAAAAGCGCATCCATCTTTGGtacagatgcattttttttttccaaatattttgagTTCAGAACTAGTTGAATCTGTGGATGTGGAACTCCTGGGTTTGCAGTGCCAATTACACTGCCATAAACTTGTAAGAAAACAGGAGATAACTTACCTGCCCTACTTCCTCACTGGACAACTTCTGAAAAAATTGAATTGGGTTACTGTGAGTCCAGGTTCTCTACCCAGAGTAGCCCTCGTTCTCTTTAGCCCTCGCCTCTGTACTCAGCAGAGAGATTTTGGCTGTGTTGAAAAACTGCAAAAGCTACAGTTCCCTTTCCCAGGCAACTCTCAGACACTCTGATAACTTTGTaaagaataaagagaaatatATACGTGATGGGGGAGCTAATTTAGAAAaaccttccaagaaaaataaggtCTGTGGTCAGCCAGAATAAACAGGGATAGATATCTTAAGCTCTGTCTTTACCACATCCAACTGTAGAGACCACTAAAGTCTAGTCTCTTCTGAAATTGTGTGTAGAGTGTTTGTATAGAAACCAGATGGTCATCATTAATCCACTATGCCCGCCATAAGGGGAAGCTGCAAAACCATTCAATGATACATGTTGTATTTTAAGTAttgaaaaaaatgagataaatgtTAGCTGTCCGGGTGAAAAATTAAGGAGTAGAGGCAAAAGCTGGACATTGGCTTAAGAAATACTAATGCGTATGAGTTAGCTGGTGATGGTTGGAGAGGAAGGCATTTCTGCTTCCTCTCACCCATGGATTCGTTCCTCTTCCTTGATGGTCACAGACCGCTGGGTCTCTGCAAATTCACATTGTCGCAGGGAGGAAGCCGGAAGTAGTTGGAGCGGCGGAGTCGCCGTGGGGGCAGACCAGCCATCTGACGGCAAAGCTCATCTAGAAGCAGAACACAAcgggaagagagtgaggaaacaGAGCCAGGGCCCTGAGGGAGAGGGGAGACTCCATCctgagacagtgaaaaggaggaagagaaaaagctcTCTGTGCAAAGCTCAGCTTCCCCACCTCTCAGGGACTTATCACTTACTAGAAAGTTTCTTAACTGTTATGAACTTCATTATCCCCTTCTGTAAAATAAGCACTAAAATACCACCTAACCAGGGTATTTGTGAGtattaaaatgaaatcatgtatgCAAAGTAGCTAGAACAGGTGGTCAGTAAATGGTAGCTTCCTATATGTACCTAGCTCCCAATTCTTCTAATCATGGATCTAGAAAAATGAAGTCCAGTCATTCAGTACATATTGAGGTGTTTACTACAGGCAAACAGCTAACTTTAGTAAGTCCCCTGGGTCATTTTGCAAGGGCCTAGAGTCCCAAATACTCATCCTAAATCTCAAGGTGTTTCCCTTGCAGGTGGCTTGCACAAAACAATGGGGACAAGTAGCAAGTTTCCTTCTGTGAAGTTGACTTCAGCTCTTACTCACGGGCTTGGTGCAGAGCAGGCTGCTGAGTCATAAAGGCCAGTGTCTGTGGTGTTGTCACCAACCACAGCCATCATCTGGGGCTGCCCAAGGGGAAGGTGAGAAGCATGGTTTCTTCCCACCACGCACAGGCTACAACCACACATTCTGGACCCTCGTAATAATTCTCATCACAACATTCTTCTACCTCTGAAATTCACAGTAAACATTGGAAATGGTTCCTAGGGTTGGTGACTGGTTTACAACATAGTTGAtttctatcatttttattattattattattaattttaaaggcagaaaggcagtaagagagacacagagagaaacatcatccatctgctggattGCTCTCCAAATTCTTGCAACAGTtgatgctgagccaggctgaagccaggagcccagaaatccaAACatagtctcccatatgggctgaCAGGGACCCATCCACCTGAACTGTCA
Above is a window of Ochotona princeps isolate mOchPri1 chromosome 27, mOchPri1.hap1, whole genome shotgun sequence DNA encoding:
- the MFAP5 gene encoding microfibrillar-associated protein 5 yields the protein MYVINNEICSRLVCKEHEVMKDELCRQMAGLPPRRLRRSNYFRLPPCDNVNLQRPSGL